From the Opitutia bacterium genome, one window contains:
- a CDS encoding sugar nucleotide-binding protein, whose translation MIYLLGGSGYVGHAYQALLTRKGIPFRNLRRADVNYADRATLTDLLRREKPEFLINAAGYTGKPNVDACELHKSECLDGNAVLPGTIALACADAGVPWGHVSSGCIYTGARKDGSGFTETDTPNFSFRTNNCSFYSGTKALGEEVLADKPSVYVWRLRIPFNEVDNPRNYLTKLQRYATLLEATNSISQLEEFVAATFACWEKRVPFGTYNVTNPGQITTHEVVELIKKTGVSDKNFQFFKDEADFMSKAAKTPRSNCVMNSSKLAATGIRMTEVHEAVERDLRRWVRSA comes from the coding sequence ATGATCTACCTGCTCGGAGGCTCCGGTTACGTCGGCCACGCCTATCAGGCCCTGCTCACGCGCAAGGGCATCCCGTTCCGCAATCTGCGGCGCGCGGACGTCAACTACGCCGACCGCGCCACGCTCACGGACCTGCTCCGTCGCGAAAAACCCGAGTTCCTGATCAACGCCGCCGGCTACACCGGCAAACCCAACGTCGACGCCTGCGAACTGCACAAGTCCGAGTGCCTCGATGGCAACGCCGTCCTCCCCGGCACCATCGCCCTCGCCTGCGCCGATGCCGGCGTGCCGTGGGGCCACGTCTCCTCCGGCTGCATCTACACCGGCGCGCGCAAGGACGGGTCCGGCTTCACCGAGACCGACACACCGAACTTTTCCTTCCGCACTAACAACTGCTCGTTCTACTCCGGCACGAAAGCCCTCGGCGAAGAGGTCCTCGCCGACAAACCGAGCGTCTACGTCTGGCGCCTGCGCATCCCCTTCAACGAAGTCGACAACCCGCGCAACTACCTCACGAAGCTCCAGCGCTACGCCACGCTGCTCGAAGCCACCAACTCCATTTCGCAACTCGAAGAGTTCGTCGCCGCCACCTTCGCCTGCTGGGAGAAGCGTGTGCCCTTCGGCACCTACAACGTCACCAACCCCGGCCAGATCACCACGCACGAGGTCGTCGAGCTGATCAAGAAGACCGGCGTTTCCGACAAGAACTTCCAGTTCTTCAAAGACGAAGCCGACTTCATGTCGAAAGCCGCCAAGACCCCACGCTCCAACTGCGTCATGAACTCCTCGAAGCTCGCCGCGACTG